A section of the Salarchaeum sp. JOR-1 genome encodes:
- a CDS encoding MaoC family dehydratase, which produces MAVAAVGETATEDRSVTRETIDAFAEVTGDDNPLHLDESYAADGPFGGVVAHGMLGAGVVSAALATLPGDIVYLDQDLEFVAPVRPPTTLRARAAVVEDLGNDRVRVETTVRSGPDDDSKTVIEGTATVLSVPHED; this is translated from the coding sequence ATGGCAGTCGCAGCCGTCGGTGAGACAGCGACCGAGGATCGATCGGTGACGCGGGAGACGATCGACGCGTTCGCCGAGGTGACGGGCGACGACAACCCCCTGCATCTCGACGAGTCGTACGCCGCGGACGGCCCGTTCGGTGGCGTGGTCGCGCACGGCATGCTCGGCGCTGGCGTCGTCAGCGCCGCGCTCGCCACACTTCCCGGGGATATCGTGTATCTCGACCAGGATCTCGAATTCGTCGCACCGGTACGGCCGCCGACGACGCTCCGGGCGCGCGCCGCCGTCGTCGAGGATCTCGGGAACGATCGCGTGCGCGTCGAAACCACCGTTCGATCCGGGCCGGACGACGACTCGAAGACCGTTATCGAGGGGACGGCGACCGTCCTCTCGGTTCCCCACGAGGACTGA
- a CDS encoding ABC transporter ATP-binding protein has protein sequence MLRATDLTKRFGGLVAVDHVDFELGDGELCSLIGPNGAGKTTFFNLLTGALEPSNGRIELRSDGEWRDLTGASPAATAQHGLHRSYQITNVFPERTVLENVRVAAQAHGPNSWRGWRNAAGFDEHVAEAHRILERVSLDNQAHVVASALSHGEKRQLEVGIALAGDPDVLLLDEPNAGVSSESVDRIIDLIADVATDHAVLLVEHNMDIVMNVSDRIVVLNQGAVIADDDPESVRNDPDVQRAYLGGYESDDGGVDA, from the coding sequence ATGCTTCGCGCGACCGACCTCACGAAACGCTTCGGCGGACTCGTCGCCGTCGACCACGTCGATTTCGAGCTCGGCGACGGCGAACTCTGCTCGCTCATCGGCCCGAACGGTGCCGGGAAGACGACGTTCTTCAACCTCCTCACCGGCGCGCTCGAGCCGTCGAACGGCCGGATCGAACTCCGCTCCGACGGAGAGTGGCGCGACCTCACGGGCGCGTCGCCCGCCGCGACGGCGCAGCACGGCCTGCACCGATCCTACCAGATCACGAACGTCTTCCCGGAACGGACGGTCTTGGAGAACGTCCGTGTCGCAGCGCAAGCCCACGGCCCGAACTCGTGGCGGGGCTGGCGGAACGCCGCCGGCTTCGACGAGCACGTCGCGGAAGCCCACCGCATCCTCGAACGCGTCAGCCTCGACAACCAGGCGCACGTCGTCGCGTCCGCGCTGAGTCACGGCGAGAAACGCCAGCTCGAGGTCGGAATCGCGCTCGCCGGCGACCCGGACGTCCTCCTGCTGGACGAGCCGAACGCGGGCGTCTCGAGCGAGAGCGTCGACCGCATCATCGACCTCATCGCGGACGTCGCGACCGACCACGCGGTCTTGCTCGTCGAACACAACATGGACATCGTCATGAACGTCTCGGATCGCATCGTCGTGCTCAATCAGGGCGCGGTCATCGCGGACGACGACCCCGAGAGCGTCCGCAACGACCCGGACGTCCAGCGGGCCTACCTCGGCGGCTACGAGAGCGACGACGGAGGGGTCGACGCGTGA
- a CDS encoding ABC transporter ATP-binding protein has translation MTLLELADVHTYYGDSHILEGVTLNVDEGETVALMGRNGVGKTTTIRSILQLTAPRTGSITYRGEELVGRDTYEVADAGIGWIPEDRRVFTQLSVEENVRIAVPPDERVDDALELAWAAFPDLADVPDREAGSLSGGQQQMLAIARGLVGNNDMLLVDEPSEGLAPLIVETVRDALAEAGRDTTMLLVEQNLPMALDLADRFYVLDNGQVVDSGDADEVSTDSERLTQYLSA, from the coding sequence GTGACGCTCCTCGAACTCGCGGACGTCCACACGTACTACGGGGACAGCCACATCCTCGAAGGCGTCACCCTGAACGTCGACGAGGGCGAGACTGTCGCGCTCATGGGGCGAAACGGCGTCGGGAAGACGACGACGATCCGGAGCATCCTCCAACTGACTGCGCCCCGGACGGGATCGATCACGTACCGGGGAGAGGAGCTCGTCGGCCGGGACACCTACGAGGTCGCGGACGCCGGCATCGGCTGGATTCCCGAGGACCGCCGCGTGTTCACGCAGCTATCCGTCGAGGAGAACGTCCGGATCGCCGTTCCGCCGGACGAGCGCGTCGACGACGCCCTCGAGTTGGCGTGGGCCGCGTTTCCCGATCTCGCCGACGTTCCCGACCGGGAGGCGGGGTCGCTCTCCGGCGGCCAGCAACAGATGCTCGCCATCGCGCGCGGCCTCGTCGGGAACAACGACATGCTGCTCGTCGACGAACCGAGCGAGGGACTCGCGCCGCTCATCGTCGAGACCGTGCGGGACGCGCTCGCCGAGGCCGGCCGGGATACCACGATGTTGCTCGTCGAACAGAACCTCCCGATGGCGCTCGACCTCGCCGATCGCTTCTACGTTCTCGACAACGGCCAAGTCGTCGACAGCGGCGACGCCGACGAGGTATCGACCGACTCCGAACGACTCACCCAGTACCTCTCAGCATGA
- a CDS encoding helix-turn-helix domain-containing protein codes for MIDVALNMRQYDCPFIDTTDDHGIAFAASHWEFNPHAEHLETRMVVEGDDRGELDSGLSALRDHQHMQSFDLLAKRDGAAQIRTVIEKTDAMDTIRRNDGYITGPFHIRDGRETWRVGFDSTSVADDTLAALERDNEFRVESREDTSLFEMTDIMQNAGAAMTLVNGCRDLSETERRTLESAVQGGYFESPRSATLGDLADEFDVSKPAASKNLRRAERKMVERVVTALDDLE; via the coding sequence ATGATAGACGTCGCGCTGAACATGCGTCAGTACGACTGTCCGTTCATCGACACGACCGACGACCACGGGATCGCGTTCGCCGCGTCCCACTGGGAGTTCAATCCGCACGCCGAACACCTGGAGACGCGCATGGTCGTCGAGGGAGACGACCGGGGCGAACTCGACTCCGGACTCAGCGCGCTCCGCGACCACCAACACATGCAGTCGTTCGACCTGCTCGCGAAACGCGACGGCGCCGCCCAGATCCGGACCGTCATCGAGAAGACGGACGCGATGGACACCATTCGCCGCAACGACGGCTACATCACCGGCCCCTTCCACATCCGGGACGGCCGGGAGACATGGCGGGTCGGCTTCGACAGCACGAGCGTGGCGGACGACACGCTCGCCGCGCTCGAACGCGACAACGAGTTCCGCGTGGAATCCCGCGAGGACACCTCGCTCTTCGAGATGACGGACATCATGCAAAACGCCGGCGCCGCGATGACGCTCGTCAACGGCTGCCGCGACCTCTCTGAGACCGAACGCCGCACGCTCGAATCCGCCGTCCAGGGCGGGTACTTCGAGAGCCCGCGCTCGGCGACGCTCGGCGACCTCGCCGACGAATTCGACGTCTCCAAGCCGGCCGCGTCGAAGAACCTCCGCCGGGCGGAACGGAAGATGGTCGAACGCGTCGTCACGGCGCTCGACGACCTCGAATAA
- a CDS encoding branched-chain amino acid ABC transporter permease — MFVDAFGQFLRPETLLNVFIDGLSKAAIYAMIALGLTLVFALLGVLNFAHGSLTMIGAYLGGLLMVVFVGGTTGGLQRLVVFFVAVVVVFALVASLGGLVEVGLIRELYDRPPIYQILLTFGLALVLDELVRIVVTFYGLQPVADWQDALGTKPAFMADALSLGPIAVSPLSLFQILIGAITVAAVWVFLTRTRYGMIVRAGSEDDEMTAALGIDVHRVFTVVFAIGSGIAGVAGLLLAWDPVWGASLPLAHETLLPAFVVVIVGGLGTFRGTVVAAVLVGMVDATMTWWFQNAITFTGLPEMMIFLVLVVTLIVRPQGLFGVAEVGDH, encoded by the coding sequence ATGTTCGTGGACGCGTTCGGCCAGTTCCTCCGGCCCGAGACGCTCCTCAACGTGTTCATCGACGGGCTCTCGAAAGCCGCAATCTACGCGATGATCGCGCTCGGCCTCACACTTGTGTTCGCCCTCCTGGGCGTCCTGAACTTCGCTCACGGGTCGCTGACGATGATCGGTGCGTACCTCGGCGGCCTCCTCATGGTCGTATTCGTCGGGGGAACGACCGGCGGCCTTCAACGGCTGGTCGTGTTCTTCGTCGCGGTCGTCGTCGTGTTCGCGCTCGTCGCGTCCCTCGGCGGTCTCGTCGAAGTCGGCCTCATCCGCGAACTCTACGACCGCCCGCCGATCTACCAGATACTCCTCACGTTCGGACTGGCGCTCGTCCTCGACGAACTCGTCCGCATCGTCGTGACGTTCTACGGCCTCCAACCGGTCGCCGACTGGCAGGACGCCCTCGGCACGAAACCCGCGTTCATGGCGGACGCACTCTCGCTCGGCCCGATTGCGGTCTCCCCGCTCTCGCTCTTCCAGATCCTGATCGGCGCCATCACCGTCGCCGCAGTCTGGGTGTTCCTCACCCGAACTCGATACGGGATGATCGTTCGCGCGGGCAGCGAGGACGACGAGATGACCGCCGCACTCGGTATCGACGTCCACCGCGTATTCACGGTCGTGTTCGCAATCGGCTCCGGGATCGCCGGCGTCGCCGGCCTCCTCCTCGCGTGGGATCCCGTCTGGGGCGCGAGCCTCCCGCTCGCCCACGAGACGCTACTGCCGGCGTTCGTCGTCGTCATCGTCGGCGGCCTCGGCACGTTTCGCGGGACGGTCGTCGCCGCGGTTCTCGTCGGCATGGTCGACGCGACGATGACGTGGTGGTTCCAGAACGCGATCACGTTCACCGGTCTACCCGAGATGATGATCTTCCTCGTGCTCGTGGTGACGCTCATCGTCCGCCCGCAGGGGCTCTTCGGCGTCGCGGAGGTGGGAGACCATTAG
- a CDS encoding alpha/beta fold hydrolase yields MPTAYNDDVALAYDRRGPPEAETVVFVEGLGYGRWMWRWQRDTLAEEYDTIVFDNRGTGASDCPPGPYGIEAMAGDLDAVLADAGVSSAHVVGASMGGMIAQRYALDYDRADSLVLLCTSPGGEDAVPVPEETQAYMFDAPADADEREKLRYKMTPAVSEGFFEENANLVEEIVDWRLDGDASEAGRNAQAAAVTAFDASDDLDALTLPVLVVHGTADAVLPVENAHALHDRLPNSTLELVDGGPHLVFIEHADDVTGRIRRFLDEQ; encoded by the coding sequence ATGCCGACCGCGTACAACGACGATGTCGCGCTGGCGTACGACCGCCGCGGCCCGCCGGAGGCGGAGACCGTCGTCTTCGTCGAGGGACTGGGCTACGGGCGCTGGATGTGGCGGTGGCAGCGGGACACGCTCGCGGAGGAGTACGACACGATCGTCTTCGACAACCGCGGCACGGGTGCGTCGGACTGTCCGCCCGGCCCGTACGGCATCGAGGCGATGGCGGGCGACCTCGACGCCGTCCTCGCGGACGCCGGCGTGTCGTCCGCGCACGTCGTCGGCGCGAGCATGGGCGGGATGATCGCGCAACGGTACGCGCTCGACTACGACCGCGCCGACTCGCTGGTTCTCCTCTGCACGTCCCCGGGCGGCGAGGACGCGGTTCCCGTCCCGGAGGAAACGCAGGCATACATGTTTGACGCGCCCGCCGACGCGGACGAACGCGAGAAGCTCCGGTACAAGATGACGCCGGCCGTCTCCGAGGGGTTCTTCGAGGAGAACGCGAACCTCGTCGAGGAGATCGTGGACTGGCGGCTCGACGGCGATGCGAGCGAGGCGGGGCGGAACGCGCAGGCGGCCGCCGTCACCGCCTTCGACGCGAGCGACGACCTCGACGCGCTCACCCTCCCGGTGTTGGTCGTGCACGGCACCGCGGACGCCGTACTCCCCGTGGAGAACGCCCACGCCCTCCACGACCGCCTCCCGAACAGCACGCTCGAGTTGGTCGACGGCGGCCCCCACCTCGTCTTCATCGAGCACGCGGACGACGTCACCGGACGCATCCGGAGGTTCCTCGATGAGCAGTGA
- a CDS encoding ABC transporter substrate-binding protein has product MAETVSRRALLRAAGAAGIAGIAGCSGGSNTTTTTDGGTTGDTTSGGTMTGGSKLKIGVLQPVSGSLKYYGQQALWGFYSGLAYKGDTSPIPNAATGTYTTTVGDVDYELVVRDTKFSADTAQSKAIDLVQNENVDMLFGLTSSGAATRVINTVVKPTGIPLMAGPAASAGITSNAETCHENVFRASENTAMDARSGGRYVAEQSDVSSVYLFGADYSFGHAVVENYRSVLEDHGIEIVGEKYVPQGYSQWDGLLQNAQDAGAEGIVGGFTVSTLPQMFTAYLQGDYDYTVFGGFATRITNQVVGQTLQKVLGKPLTREELQNTGLGPFTTRYHWNQYDNEINNSFVDTYTSTYGVVPDLFTSGTFTAASSIVQAVEAAGSTNGEDVSNALRGMTVADTPKGTDAYTFQTYNNQARSAMTVADVVPTSDEQSSNWGAPVMPSTPVATVGKDKTTIPKGSPDMGCSL; this is encoded by the coding sequence ATGGCCGAAACAGTGTCACGACGCGCGCTGCTCCGGGCGGCCGGCGCGGCGGGCATCGCGGGGATTGCAGGGTGTAGTGGCGGTTCAAACACGACCACGACGACCGATGGCGGGACGACCGGCGACACCACCAGTGGCGGGACGATGACGGGCGGGTCGAAACTGAAGATCGGCGTCCTCCAGCCCGTCTCGGGAAGCCTGAAATACTACGGTCAACAGGCTCTCTGGGGGTTCTACTCCGGGCTCGCCTACAAGGGCGACACGAGCCCGATTCCGAACGCCGCCACCGGCACATACACCACGACGGTTGGTGACGTCGACTACGAGCTGGTCGTCCGCGACACGAAGTTCAGCGCGGACACCGCCCAGTCGAAAGCGATCGACCTCGTGCAGAACGAGAACGTCGACATGCTGTTCGGCCTCACCTCCTCAGGGGCCGCTACCCGCGTCATCAACACCGTCGTGAAGCCCACCGGAATCCCGCTAATGGCGGGGCCCGCGGCGTCAGCCGGTATCACGTCGAACGCCGAGACCTGCCACGAGAACGTTTTCCGGGCCTCCGAGAACACCGCGATGGACGCCCGCTCCGGCGGCCGATACGTCGCGGAGCAGTCCGACGTCTCGTCGGTCTACCTCTTCGGTGCGGACTACTCGTTCGGCCACGCGGTCGTCGAGAACTACCGCTCCGTCCTCGAAGACCACGGCATCGAGATCGTCGGCGAGAAGTACGTCCCCCAGGGGTACAGCCAGTGGGACGGCCTCCTCCAGAACGCCCAGGACGCGGGCGCGGAGGGAATCGTCGGCGGCTTCACAGTCTCGACGCTCCCCCAGATGTTCACCGCGTACCTCCAGGGAGACTACGACTACACTGTCTTCGGCGGATTCGCCACCCGGATCACGAACCAAGTGGTCGGTCAGACGCTCCAGAAAGTCCTCGGGAAACCGCTGACGCGGGAGGAACTCCAGAACACCGGGCTCGGGCCGTTCACCACGCGCTACCACTGGAACCAGTACGACAACGAGATCAACAACTCGTTCGTCGACACGTACACGTCGACGTACGGCGTCGTCCCCGACCTCTTCACGTCCGGCACGTTCACCGCCGCGTCCTCGATCGTGCAGGCCGTCGAAGCCGCCGGATCGACCAATGGCGAGGACGTCTCGAACGCGCTCCGCGGCATGACCGTCGCGGACACGCCGAAAGGAACGGACGCGTACACGTTCCAGACGTACAACAATCAGGCGCGATCCGCGATGACCGTCGCGGACGTGGTGCCGACGTCGGACGAGCAGTCGTCGAACTGGGGCGCGCCCGTCATGCCGAGCACGCCGGTCGCCACCGTCGGAAAGGACAAGACGACGATCCCCAAGGGCTCGCCCGACATGGGTTGCTCGCTGTAG
- a CDS encoding branched-chain amino acid ABC transporter permease yields MYAALASSPIGAEARTLLPKVETMVAVFYFGLFAMSFDFIFGYTGYLSFGHAIFYGTGAYFVVLVANGKLPLLPAGTPFVVSILLAGVLAAVIAVLVGSVSFRLSGVYFAMITLGFSQVAYVFIRGWGYVSENPRDGAAVSTATHPSGFDIGIPGVDALNLAIGQLTGDSVAVGMVALNGTEVSYYMVGLVVLVCYFAMQRLIHSPFGKVMLAIRENEERTEAVGYEPFRFKLAAFAISGFFAAIAGGLFAGFRRSVAPENSMYFLVTGDALLSSIIGGFGTLAGPLYGRLFDETVREFLSKSGAGGGLLPYLRDHLPASVMESVVYNGLTVGEAINTFLNGHASLYIGLVFVLFVLYVPAGLLGTLRARFDGPLAKRVPDYLDRLRP; encoded by the coding sequence ATATACGCCGCGCTTGCGTCCTCCCCGATCGGCGCGGAAGCCCGAACGCTGCTCCCGAAGGTGGAGACGATGGTCGCCGTGTTCTACTTCGGCCTGTTCGCCATGTCGTTCGACTTCATCTTCGGGTACACTGGCTACCTCTCGTTCGGGCACGCCATCTTCTACGGCACGGGGGCGTACTTCGTCGTCCTCGTCGCGAACGGCAAACTCCCCCTCCTCCCCGCGGGCACGCCGTTCGTCGTCTCCATCCTGCTCGCCGGCGTGCTCGCGGCCGTCATTGCCGTGCTCGTCGGCAGCGTCTCGTTCCGGCTGTCCGGCGTCTACTTCGCGATGATCACGCTCGGTTTCTCCCAGGTGGCGTACGTATTCATCCGCGGCTGGGGGTACGTCAGCGAGAACCCCCGCGACGGTGCCGCCGTCTCCACCGCCACCCATCCGTCCGGCTTCGATATCGGCATTCCGGGCGTCGACGCGCTCAACCTCGCGATCGGACAACTCACGGGCGACAGCGTCGCCGTGGGGATGGTCGCGCTCAACGGCACCGAGGTCTCCTACTACATGGTTGGGCTGGTGGTGCTCGTCTGTTACTTCGCGATGCAGCGACTCATCCACTCGCCGTTCGGCAAAGTGATGCTCGCCATCCGCGAGAACGAGGAGCGCACCGAAGCCGTCGGCTACGAGCCCTTCCGGTTCAAACTCGCGGCGTTCGCCATCAGCGGGTTCTTCGCCGCGATCGCTGGCGGCCTCTTCGCGGGGTTCCGGCGGTCGGTCGCACCCGAGAACTCGATGTACTTCCTCGTCACCGGCGACGCCCTCCTCTCCTCCATCATCGGCGGGTTCGGAACGCTCGCCGGCCCGCTCTACGGCCGGCTGTTCGACGAGACCGTCCGCGAGTTCCTCTCGAAATCCGGCGCTGGTGGCGGCCTCCTCCCCTACCTCCGCGACCACCTTCCGGCGTCCGTGATGGAGTCCGTGGTCTACAACGGCCTCACGGTCGGCGAAGCGATCAACACCTTCCTCAACGGCCATGCCAGCCTCTACATCGGTCTCGTGTTCGTCCTCTTCGTGCTCTACGTGCCGGCCGGCCTCCTCGGCACGCTCCGCGCCCGATTCGACGGCCCGCTCGCGAAACGCGTCCCCGACTACCTCGACCGACTCCGCCCATGA
- a CDS encoding AMP-binding protein: protein MSSEGGGRVHEHGARPYEWVGAWSERRAMLSPDRTAVLDATTNRTYTYADLDARANRTARLLADYDVTGGERVAVVSRNRPELFDLFFACGKTGGVLAPLSHRLAARELGELLADADPAMLVVEAPFADLVADALEHSGIDPTVRSLPAADADSAAWPELSDGRPADDSRFRVGERSLDDPCLFLHTGGSTGVPKETVLTHGSVLWNSINTITAWGLRADDVTPMVFPLFHTGGWNVLTLPLFHMGGTVAIARTFDAGEVLGLVESQSASVLVAVPAVLRMMTEHEEWASTDLSSLRFAKSGGGPCRDAVLDRWWERDVPLSQGYGLTECGPNNFTMPDGWPREKAGSVGVPAMHVDARVVDDDGCEVGVGEVGELELASPHAGDGYWNAPAESREAFGRTTESDAGGWVSTGDLARVDADGYYYIEGRKKNMFVSGGENVYPAAVENAVADHPKVEEVVVIGVSDAEWGEVGKAVVRGDRSLTLDALEEFLEGRLARFKRPRRLAFVEEMPMSGPSKIDREAIRDRFGD, encoded by the coding sequence ATGAGCAGTGAGGGCGGCGGCCGCGTCCACGAACACGGAGCCCGGCCCTACGAGTGGGTGGGCGCGTGGAGCGAGCGGCGGGCGATGCTGTCGCCCGACCGGACGGCCGTGCTCGACGCGACGACGAACCGCACGTACACGTACGCCGACCTCGACGCGCGCGCGAATCGAACTGCGCGACTGCTCGCGGACTACGACGTCACCGGCGGCGAGCGGGTCGCCGTCGTCTCCCGGAACCGGCCCGAGCTGTTCGATCTGTTCTTCGCGTGCGGGAAGACCGGCGGCGTGCTCGCGCCGCTCTCCCACCGGCTCGCGGCGCGCGAGCTCGGCGAACTCCTCGCCGACGCCGACCCGGCGATGCTCGTCGTGGAAGCGCCGTTCGCGGATCTCGTCGCGGACGCGCTCGAGCACAGCGGTATCGACCCGACAGTGCGCTCGCTCCCGGCGGCGGACGCGGACTCGGCGGCGTGGCCGGAGCTCAGCGACGGGCGTCCCGCGGACGACTCGCGGTTCCGGGTTGGGGAGCGGTCGCTCGACGACCCCTGTCTGTTTCTCCACACTGGCGGATCGACGGGCGTGCCGAAGGAGACCGTGCTGACTCACGGGAGCGTGCTCTGGAACTCGATCAACACGATTACGGCGTGGGGATTGCGTGCGGACGACGTCACGCCGATGGTGTTCCCGCTGTTCCACACGGGCGGGTGGAACGTCCTCACGCTCCCGCTCTTCCACATGGGGGGGACGGTCGCGATCGCGCGGACGTTCGATGCGGGCGAGGTGCTAGGGCTCGTCGAGTCGCAGTCGGCGTCGGTGCTCGTCGCGGTGCCCGCCGTTCTCCGGATGATGACGGAGCACGAGGAGTGGGCGTCGACCGACCTCTCGTCGTTGCGGTTCGCGAAGTCAGGCGGCGGGCCGTGTCGGGACGCTGTGCTCGACCGCTGGTGGGAGCGCGACGTCCCGCTCTCCCAGGGCTACGGGCTGACGGAGTGCGGCCCGAACAACTTCACGATGCCGGACGGGTGGCCGCGGGAGAAGGCGGGGAGCGTCGGCGTCCCGGCGATGCACGTGGACGCGCGCGTCGTCGACGACGACGGCTGCGAGGTCGGTGTCGGCGAGGTGGGCGAGCTCGAGCTCGCGTCACCGCACGCGGGGGACGGGTATTGGAACGCGCCCGCGGAGTCACGCGAGGCGTTCGGTCGGACGACCGAGTCGGACGCGGGCGGCTGGGTGTCGACGGGCGACCTCGCGCGGGTCGACGCGGACGGCTACTACTACATCGAGGGGCGGAAGAAGAACATGTTCGTCTCGGGCGGGGAGAACGTGTATCCGGCTGCGGTCGAGAACGCCGTCGCCGACCATCCGAAGGTCGAGGAGGTCGTCGTGATCGGGGTCTCGGACGCGGAGTGGGGCGAAGTGGGGAAGGCGGTCGTCCGCGGGGATCGGTCGCTCACGCTCGACGCGCTCGAGGAGTTCCTTGAGGGGCGGCTCGCGCGGTTCAAGCGGCCGCGCCGGCTCGCGTTCGTCGAGGAGATGCCGATGTCGGGGCCGTCGAAGATCGATCGGGAGGCGATACGGGATCGGTTCGGCGACTGA